In the Nitrospinota bacterium genome, one interval contains:
- a CDS encoding glycosyltransferase family 2 protein yields the protein MNKLHQQKLANAAFEDSEVVEALLVDEPASAVSVTPSLIGFSNTLIVIPAYNEGNNIGRVLDGVRRCAPELPVLVINDGSSDATQKISRDHGAKVISLPFNLGYGVALQTGFIFALKNGYTTVVQMDADGQHDPRNIIDMLQELQNDNVDVVIGSRFLGKNNYKTTIFRHLGMFVFGNLASLFCGQKVSDPTSGFQALKGKAINFVASGYYPPDYPDADFIIMLHRYGFKIREIPVTMHASPDNKSMHTGHKTIYYVFKMFLSIIVTLLRQKPKG from the coding sequence TTGAATAAATTGCACCAGCAAAAGCTTGCAAACGCCGCATTTGAGGACTCAGAGGTCGTAGAAGCCTTATTAGTAGACGAGCCCGCGTCCGCAGTTTCCGTCACCCCCTCTCTGATCGGGTTCTCCAACACCTTGATTGTCATCCCTGCCTATAATGAGGGAAACAATATCGGCAGGGTTCTGGACGGCGTCCGAAGATGCGCTCCCGAACTCCCGGTACTGGTGATCAACGATGGCTCCAGCGATGCCACCCAAAAAATTTCCAGAGATCATGGAGCCAAAGTCATTTCCCTGCCCTTTAATTTGGGATACGGAGTGGCCCTCCAGACCGGGTTTATTTTTGCCTTAAAAAACGGATACACGACCGTCGTGCAGATGGATGCCGATGGACAACACGACCCGCGTAACATCATTGACATGTTGCAGGAATTACAAAATGACAATGTCGATGTGGTGATCGGTTCCCGCTTTCTGGGAAAAAACAATTACAAGACCACCATCTTCAGACATCTGGGAATGTTCGTCTTCGGGAACCTGGCTTCTCTATTTTGCGGACAGAAAGTGTCCGACCCGACCTCGGGTTTTCAGGCATTGAAGGGCAAGGCCATTAATTTTGTGGCAAGTGGGTACTACCCTCCCGACTACCCCGATGCGGATTTCATAATCATGTTGCATCGATACGGATTCAAAATACGCGAAATTCCTGTTACCATGCACGCCAGTCCCGATAATAAATCGATGCATACGGGACACAAAACGATTTATTACGTGTTCAAAATGTTTTTATCGATCATCGTCACCCTGTTGAGACAAAAACCCAAAGGATAA
- a CDS encoding DUF2304 domain-containing protein, producing MPPRIRIIAIIICIFLLAYVFELVRRKHLNEEYSLGWLVTGTLMLILSISEDLLMWVSNLVGATLFTSTLFFSGLVFLMIICLHFSIRISALTNQVRTLTQHLGILDYEKKTLESLVAENSLAKNPPRLKQL from the coding sequence GTGCCGCCACGAATCAGAATCATTGCCATCATTATCTGCATTTTCCTGCTCGCTTACGTTTTTGAGCTGGTACGCAGGAAGCATCTCAACGAAGAATACTCGCTGGGCTGGCTCGTTACCGGAACCCTGATGCTGATTCTTTCCATTTCCGAAGATTTGCTGATGTGGGTTTCTAACCTGGTGGGAGCCACCCTGTTCACATCCACCCTGTTTTTCTCCGGGCTGGTGTTTCTGATGATCATCTGTCTGCATTTTTCCATCCGCATTTCCGCCCTGACCAATCAGGTGAGGACGCTGACCCAGCACCTTGGCATTCTCGACTATGAAAAGAAAACTCTGGAAAGTCTGGTCGCTGAAAACTCCCTTGCAAAAAATCCACCCAGGCTGAAACAACTTTGA